A single Drosophila miranda strain MSH22 chromosome XR, D.miranda_PacBio2.1, whole genome shotgun sequence DNA region contains:
- the LOC117186313 gene encoding 60S ribosomal protein L30-like → MVAPKKQKKALESTNARLALVMKSGKYCLGYKQSLKTLRQGKAKLVLIASNTPALRKSEIEYYAMLAKTEVQHYSGTNIELGTACGKYFRVCTMSITDPGDSDIIRSLTEN, encoded by the coding sequence atgGTTGCCCCAAAGAAGCAGAAGAAGGCGCTGGAGAGCACCAATGCGCGTCTGGCGCTGGTGATGAAATCCGGCAAATACTGCCTGGGATACAAGCAGTCGCTGAAGACTCTGCGTCAGGGCAAGGCCAAACTGGTGCTTATCGCCAGCAACACGCCCgccctgaggaagtccgagaTTGAGTACTACGCGATGTTGGCCAAGACTGAGGTCCAGCACTACAGCGGAACGAACATTGAGCTTGGAACCGCCTGCGGTAAATACTTCCGCGTGTGCACCATGTCCATTACCGATCCTGGAGATTCGGACATCATCCGCTCATTGACCGAGAACTAA